A window of Diospyros lotus cultivar Yz01 chromosome 14, ASM1463336v1, whole genome shotgun sequence contains these coding sequences:
- the LOC127790830 gene encoding probable protein phosphatase 2C 4 gives MGNGVGKLKFCFAGDAGDISGRRHDIAVYISDHLDEGFGHSFCYFGPDPNDSASAAQTTASSFKTISGASLSANTCTQLSTLIISKASLDKASSFQSSDSFTAIPLQPIPRNSIPSVRSGPIPRTAGSMSGPVERWFLSGPIERSLISGPLENQYDHIQRYKPSSKKWSLIKRLKLMIANSITLPAGQPKGWDWATGLEKNNENVTVSSQTSLADESDESFESSSVQWAQGKAGEDRVHIVVSEEDGWVFVGIYDGFNGPDATDFLLSNLYSNVRKELKGLLWDDASETAKNSAAMEMDKVAQDDEFDQSVVADQLFDNGSQWLGQENHPCRKKRRKSMNSHWRWKREWERERSELDRILKEKSRYSGCTNRHSDVLKALSEALRKTEESYLEIADLMLMENPVLSLMGSCVLVMLMKGEDVYLMNVGDSRAVLAQNPEPDIGIGKAGRPDLERIKEETTNDLEAFDGDEFSPLTTLDALQLTVDHGTSMEEEVRRIKKEHQDDATAIANDRVKGSLKVTRAFGAGFLKKPKWNDALLEIFRIDYVGNSPYINCIPTLHHHRLGPRDRFLILSSDGLYQYFTNEEAVSEVEMFLSSRPEGDPAQHLVELVLSRAAKKAGMDFHELLDIPQGDRRRYHDDVSIIIISFEGRMWRSSL, from the exons ATGGGGAACGGTGTCGGAAAGCTGAAGTTCTGCTTCGCCGGAGACGCGGGGGATATATCAGGCCGGCGACACGACATCGCCGTCTACATCTCCGATCACCTCGACGAGGGCTTCGGCCACTCCTTCTGCTACTTCGGCCCCGACCCGAATGACTCCGCCTCCGCCGCGCAGACGACGGCGTCGTCGTTTAAGACGATCTCCGGCGCTTCTCTCAGCGCCAACACGTGCACGCAGCTCTCTACTCTGATCATCAGCAAGGCCTCTCTCGACAAAGCGTCGTCGTTTCAGAGCTCCGACTCGTTCACCGCCATACCTCTCCAGCCAATTCCCCGGAACTCGATTCCCTCCGTCCGCTCCGGCCCGATTCCCCGCACCGCCGGCTCAATGTCCGGTCCAGTCGAACGGTGGTTCTTGTCCGGCCCGATCGAGCGCAGCCTGATCTCCGGTCCCCTGGAAAACCAGTATGACCACATTCAAAG GTACAAACCGAGCTCCAAAAAATGGAGTTTGATCAAGCGTCTTAAGCTGATGATCGCGAATTCGATCACTTTGCCGGCGGGACAGCCAAAAGGATGGGATTGGGCTACTGGGTTGGAGAAGAACAATGAGAATGTGACGGTGAGTAGTCAAACGAGCTTGGCTGATGAGAGCGATGAGTCCTTCGAGAGTTCGAGCGTTCAGTGGGCGCAGGGAAAGGCCGGCGAAGATCGAGTTCACATCGTCGTCTCCGAGGAAGACGGTTGGGTTTTTGTCGGGATCTACGACGGGTTTAACGGCCCGGACGCCACTGATTTTTTGCTCAGTAATCTGTACTCCAACGTTCGGAAGGAGCTCAAGGGATTGCTATGGGATGATGCTTCTGAAACGGCCAAAAATTCTGCTGCCATGGAGATGGATAAGGTGGCTCAAGACGATGAATTCGATCAGTCAGTGGTTGCGGATCAATTGTTTGATAATGGTTCCCAGTGGCTTGGACAAGAAAATCACCCCTGCAGAAAGAAACGGAGGAAGTCAATGAATAGCCATTGGAGGTGGAAGCGAGAATGGGAGAGGGAAAGATCGGAGCTTGATAGGATTTTGAAGGAGAAGTCGAGGTATTCGGGTTGTACGAATAGGCACTCAGATGTTCTTAAAGCGCTTTCAGAGGCGTTGAGGAAGACGGAGGAGTCGTATCTGGAGATAGCTGATCTGATGTTAATGGAGAATCCGGTGTTGTCTTTAATGGGTTCGTGCGTTCTGGTGATGTTGATGAAGGGGGAAGACGTCTACTTGATGAATGTGGGGGATAGCCGGGCTGTTCTGGCTCAGAACCCCGAACCCGATATCGGGATCGGCAAGGCAGGCCGGCCGGACTTGGAGAGGATCAAGGAAGAAACGACGAATGATCTTGAAGCATTCGATGGCGACGAATTCAGTCCACTCACAACCTTGGATGCCCTTCAGCTCACAGTTGATCACGGCACCTCCATGGAAGAG GAAGTGAGGAGAATCAAGAAGGAACATCAGGACGATGCCACTGCAATAGCCAACGACCGGGTGAAGGGCTCACTGAAGGTCACTAGGGCCTTTGGTGCCGGATTTCTCAAGAAG cctaaatggaaCGATGCACTTCTAGAGATCTTCAGAATTGACTACGTGGGTAACTCCCCATACATCAACTGTATCCCCACTCTCCACCACCATAGACTCGGCCCAAGAGACAGGTTCTTGATCCTGTCCTCCGATGGACTCTACCAGTACTTCACCAACGAAGAAGCCGTCTCTGAAGTTGAGATGTTCCTCTCTTCCCGCCCAGAAGGCGATCCCGCGCAGCATCTTGTTGAATTAGTTCTATCTCGAGCTGCGAAAAAAGCTG GCATGGATTTCCACGAGTTGCTCGACATCCCACAAGGCGATCGTCGCCGCTACCACGACGACGTATCCATAATCATCATTTCCTTCGAAGGAAGAATGTGGCGATCATCCCTGTAA